The following proteins come from a genomic window of Shewanella halifaxensis HAW-EB4:
- the tsaA gene encoding tRNA (N6-threonylcarbamoyladenosine(37)-N6)-methyltransferase TrmO gives MSFSNQIQAVAYCRTPYKQKFGIPRQPGLVSAARGFVELVPPFNQIDAVRGLEQYSHLWLLFCFHENLAAGWKTTVRPPRLGGNEKLGVFATRSTFRPNGIGQSVVKLHAVHTRNGKVSLEISGMDLLDGTPIIDIKPYIPFSDSIENAQGGIAQEAPVLANVSFSGQAQKQLEQYQQNPAYPRLAELIEGVLAQDPRPAYKKAKADPKLYQVALYDLDILWVITDTGIEVTELRASQVGKTVQADKQPAPLSPNQS, from the coding sequence ATGTCTTTTAGTAACCAAATTCAAGCCGTCGCCTATTGCCGCACTCCCTATAAACAGAAGTTTGGTATTCCCAGACAGCCAGGTTTAGTGAGTGCCGCCCGCGGCTTTGTTGAGTTAGTCCCGCCTTTTAATCAAATTGATGCCGTTAGAGGCTTAGAGCAATACTCACATCTATGGCTGCTATTTTGCTTCCATGAAAATCTTGCTGCAGGCTGGAAGACAACAGTACGCCCGCCAAGACTCGGTGGTAACGAAAAGCTCGGCGTATTCGCCACGCGTTCAACCTTCAGACCAAACGGTATCGGTCAGTCGGTCGTTAAGCTGCATGCAGTACATACCCGCAACGGAAAAGTCAGCCTCGAGATTTCAGGCATGGACTTGCTCGATGGCACACCGATTATTGATATAAAACCCTATATTCCATTTTCTGATTCAATCGAAAATGCCCAAGGCGGCATTGCCCAAGAAGCCCCTGTTTTAGCTAATGTGAGCTTTAGTGGGCAGGCACAAAAACAACTTGAGCAATATCAGCAAAACCCAGCTTATCCACGCCTTGCTGAACTGATTGAAGGTGTACTGGCTCAAGACCCTCGCCCTGCTTATAAAAAAGCTAAAGCCGACCCTAAGTTGTATCAAGTCGCGTTATACGACTTAGATATCTTATGGGTGATCACCGATACTGGTATCGAAGTGACAGAGCTTAGAGCCTCGCAAGTGGGCAAGACTGTGCAAGCAGATAAGCAACCCGCTCCTCTGTCACCAAATCAAAGCTAG
- a CDS encoding acyltransferase: MNPPPAQDKPDYQTQHKKRLSYMPWLYFSLKEKHLEWAKPWQDGIQAHFCAVETIVIGERCFIAPEANLFAEPGRDITIGDQCMIAADSFLHGPMTLGNEVAINHGCSLDGGRHGIHIGNQTRIANNVTIYAFNHGMAPDMPIYQQPSNSKGVVIGEDVWIGAQAGIVDGVTIGNHAVVGMGAVVTKDVADYAIVAGNPARVIGDRRDKT; encoded by the coding sequence ATGAACCCGCCACCAGCACAAGATAAACCAGATTATCAAACTCAGCATAAAAAGCGTCTGTCTTATATGCCATGGCTCTATTTCTCATTAAAAGAGAAACACCTAGAATGGGCAAAACCTTGGCAAGATGGCATACAAGCTCACTTTTGTGCGGTTGAAACCATCGTTATTGGTGAGCGCTGTTTTATCGCGCCTGAAGCTAACCTGTTTGCTGAGCCGGGTCGTGATATCACTATTGGCGATCAATGTATGATTGCCGCCGACAGCTTCCTACACGGCCCGATGACTCTCGGCAATGAAGTCGCGATTAACCACGGCTGCTCTCTCGATGGCGGCCGCCATGGGATCCATATCGGCAATCAGACCCGCATCGCCAATAATGTCACCATCTATGCTTTCAATCACGGTATGGCACCCGATATGCCTATCTATCAACAGCCATCTAATTCCAAAGGCGTAGTGATCGGTGAAGATGTATGGATTGGGGCACAAGCGGGTATCGTCGATGGTGTCACCATAGGCAATCACGCCGTGGTGGGAATGGGAGCCGTGGTCACTAAAGATGTCGCCGACTACGCTATTGTGGCCGGAAACCCTGCACGAGTCATAGGTGACAGACGAGATAAGACCTAA
- a CDS encoding amino acid permease, which translates to MKHQSAPSNTARHMSLFGFFALTATMVMTVYEYPTFASSGISLVFYLVVAGVFWFLPVALCAAEMATVEGWDKGGVFTWSGHALGERWGFANIFFQWFQITVGFVTMIYFILGALSYVFEWSALNDNSTVKFIGVMIIFWGLTLSQFGGTKYTAMISKVGFLLGILIPACILFSLSIAFFVTGGVSDMPITTEALLPDFTQLNTLVVFVSFILAYAGIEASATHANEMKNVKRDYPLAIIMLVILAIVLNTIGGVAIGAVVPEKELGLSIGVVQGFEGLFNYFTHDMDWAIRVIAVLIALGVVAEVSAWVVGPSWGMLEAGKKGLLPAKLSATNSEGVPVNFLLLQGAIVSIWAAVLTFGGGGANVSFFTAISLTVVIYVVGYIIFFLAYIKVVLSYSNLPRAFEIPGGKGVKLFIAISGLIISVVALAISFVPPAQVGGGDAATEYMTILVVSFAITLVLPFWIYHVMRKNNPLPPGVKMLDDKDTSS; encoded by the coding sequence ATGAAACATCAAAGTGCACCATCAAATACGGCTAGACACATGAGCCTATTTGGTTTCTTTGCCCTAACCGCCACCATGGTTATGACCGTATATGAATACCCTACCTTTGCTTCATCGGGCATATCACTGGTTTTCTATTTGGTTGTCGCCGGCGTCTTTTGGTTTTTACCTGTAGCCTTATGTGCAGCCGAAATGGCAACAGTTGAAGGTTGGGATAAAGGCGGCGTATTCACCTGGTCTGGGCATGCATTAGGTGAACGCTGGGGATTTGCCAATATCTTTTTCCAGTGGTTCCAAATCACCGTTGGCTTTGTCACCATGATTTACTTCATTCTAGGTGCACTATCTTATGTATTTGAGTGGTCTGCCCTCAACGATAATAGTACGGTGAAATTTATCGGGGTAATGATTATTTTTTGGGGCCTAACCTTATCTCAATTTGGTGGCACCAAATACACCGCAATGATCTCAAAAGTCGGCTTTTTGCTTGGTATTCTCATTCCGGCTTGCATTCTATTTAGTCTCTCAATTGCATTTTTTGTAACGGGTGGCGTCAGTGATATGCCTATTACGACTGAAGCCTTATTACCCGATTTTACCCAATTGAATACCTTAGTGGTGTTTGTGTCATTTATCCTTGCCTATGCGGGTATTGAGGCATCTGCGACCCACGCTAATGAAATGAAAAACGTAAAAAGAGACTACCCTCTAGCCATTATTATGCTGGTGATATTAGCCATTGTGCTCAATACCATTGGTGGCGTCGCTATCGGCGCAGTCGTGCCAGAGAAAGAACTTGGGCTATCAATTGGTGTTGTTCAGGGATTTGAAGGACTATTTAACTACTTTACCCACGACATGGATTGGGCTATTCGAGTGATTGCGGTGTTGATTGCGCTTGGCGTGGTCGCTGAAGTATCAGCATGGGTGGTTGGTCCATCATGGGGTATGTTAGAAGCGGGTAAGAAGGGCCTCCTACCCGCGAAGCTATCGGCCACAAACAGTGAAGGTGTTCCGGTTAACTTTTTGCTACTGCAGGGCGCGATTGTTTCAATATGGGCCGCAGTACTGACATTTGGTGGCGGTGGTGCCAACGTATCCTTCTTTACCGCAATATCGCTAACGGTAGTGATATACGTTGTCGGCTATATTATCTTCTTCCTCGCCTATATTAAGGTCGTACTAAGCTATTCGAATCTGCCTCGCGCATTTGAAATTCCTGGAGGAAAAGGCGTTAAGCTGTTCATTGCGATCAGTGGATTAATCATATCCGTTGTTGCACTGGCAATCTCATTTGTGCCACCAGCTCAAGTCGGTGGAGGAGATGCGGCAACAGAGTACATGACAATTTTAGTTGTGAGTTTTGCTATTACCCTTGTTCTGCCATTTTGGATTTACCATGTAATGCGTAAAAATAATCCATTACCACCAGGAGTTAAAATGCTTGATGACAAGGACACTTCGAGCTAA
- a CDS encoding LysR family transcriptional regulator, whose product MKLRSLKYFQSVYELGSITAAAKACFVSQPSITAAISQLEQLLNIELFIRHAGGVRPTSAADKLYPLARSMSDNEQSILHLFSDGPAPIPLKLGLMRSLGAERMSSLLNDLSKRIDNLELTLVDPDEACDARVVLSQSVNSGEEFLPIWQDRYQLAIPKSWSLATKPVITLSDLDGIAFINRTPCDALEKLKQAMAAKGVQFQNRANIRTVEYAWPLVNAGVGVALLPDWEEIRHSDGLVLRPFEGIELIKKIGLAYTSGRQSESLITAIISVCKACAT is encoded by the coding sequence ATGAAACTCAGATCACTGAAATATTTTCAATCAGTCTATGAGCTGGGCAGTATCACTGCCGCGGCAAAGGCCTGTTTTGTGTCTCAGCCCTCTATCACCGCTGCGATTTCACAGCTGGAACAGTTACTTAATATTGAGTTATTTATCCGTCATGCCGGTGGCGTCAGACCCACCTCAGCCGCCGATAAACTTTATCCCCTAGCGCGTTCTATGAGTGACAATGAGCAGTCGATTTTGCACCTGTTTAGCGACGGTCCGGCTCCCATTCCCTTGAAGCTGGGCCTGATGCGCTCCTTAGGCGCCGAGCGCATGAGTTCCTTGCTTAATGACCTATCGAAACGGATTGATAATCTAGAGCTGACCCTAGTCGATCCCGATGAAGCCTGTGATGCCAGGGTGGTGCTATCTCAATCGGTTAACAGCGGTGAAGAGTTCTTACCGATCTGGCAAGACAGATACCAACTGGCGATACCAAAGAGTTGGTCGCTGGCCACCAAACCTGTCATCACGCTTAGCGATCTCGATGGCATCGCGTTTATTAATCGCACCCCCTGTGATGCGCTGGAGAAGTTAAAGCAGGCGATGGCTGCCAAAGGGGTACAGTTTCAGAATCGAGCCAATATCAGAACTGTCGAATATGCGTGGCCATTGGTAAACGCCGGAGTGGGTGTAGCACTACTACCTGACTGGGAGGAGATACGCCATAGTGATGGCTTGGTATTGAGACCTTTCGAAGGGATAGAGCTGATAAAGAAAATAGGGCTGGCATACACGAGTGGCAGGCAGAGCGAGTCGCTTATTACGGCGATTATCTCGGTATGTAAGGCCTGTGCGACTTAG
- a CDS encoding 3-oxoacid CoA-transferase subunit A, with amino-acid sequence MINKLMATPAQAVADIFDGATVMIGGFGESGSPIELIHALIDQGAKNLTVINNNTGSGHVGLAALIENGQVGKMICSFPRTANSTVFPDLYRAGKIELELVPQGTLAERIRAGGAGIPAFYTATSVGTPLADGKKHEIFDGREHVQELGLKADFALIKSLQADRLGNLRYNKTARNFAPIMAMAANYTIVQTQEYVEAGAIDPEIVVTPGIFVDRIVTVKQPAQESKLVAAGVSYP; translated from the coding sequence ATGATAAACAAACTGATGGCAACGCCAGCCCAGGCGGTCGCCGATATCTTCGATGGTGCCACCGTGATGATTGGCGGATTTGGCGAGTCGGGCAGCCCGATTGAGCTTATCCATGCTTTAATCGATCAGGGCGCTAAAAACCTGACCGTTATCAATAACAACACAGGTAGCGGTCATGTTGGCTTAGCGGCGCTGATTGAAAATGGTCAGGTGGGTAAGATGATCTGCTCATTTCCACGCACCGCCAACTCGACAGTGTTTCCCGATCTGTACCGTGCAGGCAAAATTGAACTCGAATTAGTACCTCAAGGCACCTTGGCCGAGCGCATTCGCGCGGGCGGCGCGGGCATTCCTGCGTTTTACACAGCCACCTCGGTAGGAACGCCACTGGCCGATGGCAAAAAGCATGAAATATTCGATGGCCGTGAGCATGTGCAGGAGCTAGGGCTTAAGGCCGACTTTGCCCTGATCAAATCGCTACAAGCGGACCGCCTCGGCAATCTGCGCTACAACAAGACCGCACGAAACTTTGCCCCCATCATGGCGATGGCCGCCAACTACACCATAGTGCAAACGCAAGAATATGTTGAGGCTGGTGCTATCGATCCCGAAATCGTAGTGACACCGGGAATTTTTGTTGATCGCATCGTCACAGTGAAGCAGCCAGCGCAGGAATCAAAGCTTGTTGCCGCAGGAGTAAGCTACCCATGA
- a CDS encoding 3-oxoacid CoA-transferase subunit B, with product MSSPVTNSKPTDSKHEQKQTFGWSREQMAQKAAQDIPDGAYVNLGIGIPEKVARYVPKGREVIYHTENGLLGMGPTPDDDDIDFELINAGKKPVSAIAGAAYFHHADSFAMIRGKHIDICVLGAMQVSQKGDLANWSTGAVDAIPAVGGAMDLVAGVKTIFVITQHTTKQGDAKLLENCSYPLTGQGVVSRIYTDLAVIKVTQRGFEIVELAPGVDFDYVQQRTACELIRP from the coding sequence ATGAGCAGCCCAGTAACTAATAGCAAACCAACCGATAGCAAACATGAGCAAAAACAAACATTCGGCTGGAGCCGCGAGCAGATGGCGCAAAAAGCGGCGCAGGATATTCCCGATGGTGCCTATGTCAACTTAGGCATAGGCATTCCTGAAAAAGTCGCCCGTTATGTGCCCAAGGGGCGCGAGGTGATCTATCACACCGAAAATGGTCTACTGGGCATGGGGCCGACACCGGATGACGATGACATTGACTTTGAGCTGATCAATGCAGGTAAGAAGCCGGTATCGGCAATCGCTGGCGCGGCTTATTTTCACCATGCTGACAGCTTTGCCATGATCCGCGGCAAACATATTGATATCTGCGTATTAGGCGCCATGCAGGTCTCGCAAAAAGGCGATCTTGCTAACTGGTCAACCGGAGCGGTCGATGCCATTCCTGCCGTAGGTGGGGCAATGGATCTGGTTGCAGGGGTGAAAACCATCTTTGTGATCACTCAGCACACCACTAAGCAGGGCGATGCCAAACTTTTAGAAAACTGCAGCTATCCACTGACGGGGCAAGGCGTTGTCAGCCGTATCTATACCGATCTTGCCGTGATTAAGGTGACTCAGCGGGGCTTTGAAATTGTCGAGCTGGCACCGGGGGTCGATTTTGACTATGTGCAGCAACGCACCGCCTGTGAGCTTATTCGCCCTTAA
- a CDS encoding aspartate aminotransferase family protein: protein MMSAIKQKHDENSNPTETRTETEADRSAKLYQKALKLMPGGCSRNTVLRKPNPLYAESAAGCLVTDIEGTQRVDFANNMAALIHGHAHPEITRQVTEQLQKGSAFTLATEVEIDYAEHLCGRNSGFDKIRFVNSGTEAVMSCLKASRAYTGRAKIAKVEGAYHGLYDYAEVSQTASPATWGEVSSPNSVPVAFGTPQAALDDVVVIPFNDVPRAIAILDKHKDELACVLVDLLPHRVGLIPASTEFVVVLREWTEKNGALLVFDEVITFRNGYGGAQDSYPVTPDLTAMGKMIGGGFPVGALAGKSDIMDVMNPLNDKVLFPHSGTFSANPVTMVAGLSAMRLFDREAVTKLNAQGDKLRAMITDAITQANVPVCVTGAGSMFRIHMKSTPPANYRDAFASPQEAKLMTALVDHLFDNGFMMINTCSGTLSTVMTDRELSHFAEVLLAGLNSLKPQFDALKSSATLTE, encoded by the coding sequence ATGATGTCAGCGATTAAACAAAAACATGATGAAAACAGCAATCCCACAGAGACAAGGACTGAGACAGAGGCTGACCGCAGTGCCAAGCTCTACCAAAAGGCCCTAAAACTCATGCCCGGCGGCTGTAGCCGAAACACGGTACTGCGCAAGCCAAACCCACTTTACGCCGAGTCGGCTGCAGGATGCTTAGTGACCGATATCGAGGGCACACAGCGGGTCGATTTTGCCAACAATATGGCGGCGTTGATCCATGGTCACGCCCACCCAGAGATAACGAGACAGGTGACCGAGCAGCTACAAAAAGGCAGCGCTTTTACCTTGGCAACCGAAGTCGAGATCGACTACGCCGAGCATCTGTGCGGTCGCAACTCTGGCTTTGACAAAATTCGTTTCGTCAACTCCGGTACCGAGGCGGTGATGAGCTGCCTAAAAGCATCGCGTGCCTATACTGGACGCGCCAAGATAGCCAAGGTCGAAGGTGCCTATCATGGGCTGTATGACTATGCAGAGGTTAGCCAAACCGCATCACCGGCGACGTGGGGAGAAGTGTCATCCCCCAACAGTGTGCCTGTTGCCTTTGGTACGCCCCAAGCGGCGCTCGATGATGTGGTGGTGATCCCCTTTAACGATGTCCCCCGCGCCATCGCCATCTTAGATAAACACAAAGATGAGCTAGCCTGCGTGTTGGTCGACTTGTTGCCTCACCGAGTAGGACTTATTCCTGCATCGACCGAGTTTGTGGTTGTACTTAGAGAGTGGACTGAAAAGAACGGCGCTTTACTGGTGTTTGATGAGGTGATCACCTTCCGTAACGGTTATGGCGGCGCCCAAGATAGCTACCCCGTCACGCCAGATCTCACCGCCATGGGCAAGATGATCGGCGGCGGCTTTCCCGTCGGTGCTCTCGCGGGTAAAAGCGATATTATGGATGTAATGAATCCCTTAAATGATAAGGTGTTGTTTCCCCACTCTGGGACCTTCTCGGCCAACCCCGTCACTATGGTGGCAGGGCTTAGTGCCATGAGATTATTTGACCGTGAGGCGGTGACGAAACTCAACGCGCAAGGCGATAAGCTCAGAGCCATGATCACAGATGCGATAACCCAGGCCAATGTGCCTGTTTGTGTCACGGGCGCAGGCTCAATGTTTCGTATCCATATGAAGTCGACGCCGCCCGCAAACTACCGCGACGCCTTTGCATCCCCTCAAGAGGCGAAGTTGATGACGGCGCTAGTGGATCATCTATTTGATAACGGCTTTATGATGATTAACACCTGCTCCGGCACCCTATCGACGGTCATGACAGACAGAGAGTTAAGCCATTTTGCCGAAGTCTTACTTGCAGGCCTTAACAGCTTAAAGCCGCAGTTCGATGCCCTTAAATCTTCAGCAACACTAACAGAATAG
- the pcaF gene encoding 3-oxoadipyl-CoA thiolase translates to MSLDSLKDVSYLKDGYCLKDVNCLKDVYICDAIRTPIGRYGSGLSSVRADDLAALPIKALIERNPDVDWQQCDDLLLGCANQSGEDNRNIARMAGLLAGLPVEVPGCTVNRLCGSGLNALGDAARAIRTGEADLMIAGGVESMSRAPFVMPKATSPFARSTEFYDTTMGWRFINPEFDKHYGTEAMPQTAENLAQDFAISREAQDRFALWSQQKAASAQEAGLFDNEIVPVTIPVRRGEPTVFSKDEHLRLSSLEKLSSLKPLFDKGAITAGNASGINDGAAALLLASAEGVVQHKLKPRAKILGMAVAGVPPRVMGLGPVPATNKLLKRLNLSLDDMDLLEFNEAFAAQALTCIRELGLKDDDPRINPQGGAIALGHPLGMSGARLATTAVNQLERTQGRYALCTMCVGVGQGIAMIIERVS, encoded by the coding sequence ATGAGCTTAGATAGCTTAAAAGATGTCTCTTACTTAAAAGATGGCTATTGTTTAAAAGATGTCAATTGCTTAAAAGACGTCTACATCTGCGATGCCATCAGAACCCCGATTGGACGCTATGGTAGCGGCCTCTCATCAGTGCGCGCTGATGATCTCGCAGCCCTGCCGATTAAGGCGTTGATTGAGCGAAATCCTGATGTCGACTGGCAACAATGTGATGACCTGCTGCTTGGCTGCGCCAACCAGTCCGGCGAAGATAACCGCAACATTGCGCGTATGGCAGGCTTGCTTGCAGGACTTCCCGTTGAAGTGCCTGGCTGCACCGTAAACCGTCTTTGTGGGTCTGGGCTTAACGCTCTAGGAGACGCCGCTCGCGCAATCCGCACTGGCGAGGCCGACTTGATGATTGCAGGAGGCGTCGAGAGCATGTCTCGCGCGCCATTTGTGATGCCAAAGGCGACAAGCCCCTTCGCACGCTCAACCGAATTTTACGATACCACCATGGGCTGGCGCTTTATCAACCCAGAGTTTGATAAGCACTATGGCACCGAGGCGATGCCGCAAACGGCGGAAAACTTAGCCCAAGACTTTGCCATCTCACGAGAGGCGCAGGATCGCTTTGCGCTATGGAGTCAGCAAAAAGCGGCTAGCGCCCAGGAAGCGGGTCTTTTCGATAATGAAATCGTTCCCGTCACTATCCCTGTGCGCCGCGGTGAGCCGACGGTTTTCAGCAAAGATGAACACCTACGTTTAAGCAGCTTAGAAAAACTCAGTAGCTTAAAACCACTATTTGACAAAGGAGCCATCACCGCTGGCAATGCCTCCGGCATCAATGATGGCGCTGCGGCGCTGCTATTAGCCTCGGCTGAAGGCGTAGTGCAACACAAGCTTAAACCTAGGGCTAAGATCTTGGGTATGGCTGTTGCCGGCGTGCCCCCTCGCGTTATGGGACTAGGACCCGTGCCTGCCACCAACAAGCTGCTAAAACGATTAAATCTGTCTTTGGATGATATGGATCTTTTAGAATTCAATGAGGCGTTTGCAGCGCAGGCGCTGACCTGCATCCGAGAGTTAGGATTAAAAGATGACGACCCCAGAATCAACCCACAGGGCGGCGCCATCGCACTAGGTCATCCATTGGGGATGAGTGGTGCAAGGCTTGCGACCACCGCTGTCAATCAGCTTGAGCGCACCCAAGGACGTTACGCCCTGTGCACCATGTGTGTCGGCGTTGGTCAAGGCATTGCCATGATAATTGAAAGAGTTAGTTGA
- a CDS encoding carbon-nitrogen hydrolase family protein, whose protein sequence is MKKVAIIQEAPCVLDKKATIQKAVEIVHSVSEKGAELIVFPEAFIPGYPAWIWRLRPGADWGVCEALHRRLLQNSVDLSSDDLKPLQEAAKQRAVTLVCGLNERDYANSQSTIYNTAITIDHQGQIVNHHRKLMPTNPERMVWGFGDGHGLNVITTPVGKIASLICWENYMPLARYALYSQGVEIYIAPTYDSGDAWISTMQHIAREGKCWVLCCGVALQRKDLPEDFPDLDRLYPADEDWINPGDSLIVSPSGEIIAGPMSKEKGYILLDIDVEKAASSKRALDVAGHYSRPDVFILEVDKSRQSPVRFKNNS, encoded by the coding sequence ATGAAAAAAGTCGCCATCATTCAAGAAGCCCCTTGTGTGCTAGATAAGAAAGCAACGATTCAAAAAGCCGTAGAAATTGTTCATTCGGTATCAGAAAAAGGTGCAGAACTTATTGTTTTTCCTGAGGCATTCATTCCAGGATACCCAGCATGGATATGGCGCTTAAGACCGGGGGCGGACTGGGGCGTATGTGAAGCGTTACATAGGCGTTTGCTACAAAACTCGGTGGATCTGTCATCCGATGATCTTAAGCCGCTACAAGAGGCTGCTAAACAGAGAGCTGTGACCCTAGTTTGCGGATTAAACGAGCGAGATTATGCCAATAGCCAGTCGACCATCTATAACACCGCCATTACTATTGATCACCAAGGGCAAATCGTTAACCATCACCGTAAACTGATGCCGACCAATCCAGAGCGTATGGTTTGGGGCTTTGGCGATGGCCATGGGTTAAACGTGATTACTACGCCAGTTGGAAAAATTGCTAGCCTCATATGCTGGGAAAATTATATGCCTCTGGCGAGGTACGCCCTGTATTCACAGGGGGTTGAAATATATATCGCACCGACCTATGACAGCGGTGATGCTTGGATTAGCACTATGCAGCATATCGCTAGAGAGGGAAAATGTTGGGTACTGTGCTGTGGCGTAGCGCTGCAAAGAAAAGATCTGCCAGAAGATTTTCCTGATCTCGATAGACTCTACCCGGCAGATGAGGATTGGATCAATCCCGGAGATTCGCTCATCGTATCCCCAAGCGGCGAAATCATAGCTGGCCCCATGTCTAAAGAGAAGGGCTATATACTGCTAGATATTGATGTTGAAAAGGCGGCTAGCTCAAAGCGTGCGCTGGATGTTGCAGGGCATTATTCGAGGCCAGATGTTTTTATACTTGAGGTCGATAAGTCTCGCCAGTCACCAGTAAGATTTAAGAATAACAGTTAA
- a CDS encoding proline--tRNA ligase, protein MRVSKYLLSTQKETPANAEVVSHQLMLRAGMIRRNASGLYSWLPTGLRVLRKIEAIVREEMNKAGSVEILMPMVQPADLWVETGRFEKFGPELLRFQDRHNRDFVLGPTHEEVITDIVRKEVNSYKQLPLNLYQIQTKFRDEVRPRFGVMRSREFLMKDAYSFHIDQETMDETYEAMFQAYNNILTRLGLSFRPVMADTGSIGGSMSHEFHVLANSGEDLIAYSTESDYAANIEKCEAPLPTETRQAATSEMTLVDTPNAKTIAELVEQHGIAIEKTVKTLIVKGATEEAPLVAIVIRGDHELNEVKAEKLDAVLAPFEFADEAAISDAIGAGTGSIGPVGLNMPVFVDHSVSIMSDFGAGANQDGKHYFGINWERDLPEAAAFDLRNIIEGEPSPCGKGVIALLRGIEVGHIFQLGTNYSEAMNANVLDQNGKSKTLLMGCYGVGVSRMVAAAIEQNNDDRGIIWPDAIAPFTVGILPMNMHKSHRVKDIAEQLYQDLNDAGIEVMFDDRKERPGVMFADMELIGIPHVVVIGDRNIDNGMFEYKNRRTGEKQDIPLGDIVEFLKAQHA, encoded by the coding sequence ATGCGCGTAAGCAAGTACCTGCTATCAACTCAAAAAGAAACTCCTGCCAATGCAGAAGTCGTTAGTCATCAGTTAATGTTACGTGCGGGTATGATCCGTCGTAACGCATCAGGCTTATATAGCTGGTTGCCGACAGGTTTACGTGTATTACGTAAAATTGAAGCGATTGTTCGTGAAGAAATGAACAAAGCGGGCTCTGTAGAGATCCTTATGCCTATGGTTCAACCTGCGGATCTTTGGGTTGAAACGGGTCGTTTTGAAAAGTTTGGTCCTGAACTACTTCGTTTCCAAGACCGTCACAACCGTGACTTCGTTCTTGGCCCAACTCACGAAGAAGTGATCACCGACATTGTGCGTAAAGAGGTTAACTCATACAAGCAGTTACCACTTAACCTATATCAAATTCAAACCAAGTTCCGTGACGAAGTTCGTCCACGTTTTGGTGTAATGCGTTCACGTGAATTCTTGATGAAAGATGCTTACTCTTTCCATATCGATCAAGAGACGATGGACGAAACCTATGAGGCGATGTTCCAAGCCTATAACAATATTTTGACTCGTTTGGGCCTATCCTTCCGTCCAGTAATGGCTGATACCGGTTCTATCGGTGGCAGCATGTCACACGAATTCCACGTATTAGCTAACAGTGGTGAAGACTTAATCGCTTACTCAACGGAAAGTGATTACGCTGCAAACATTGAGAAATGTGAAGCACCACTGCCAACTGAAACACGTCAAGCCGCAACAAGCGAAATGACACTTGTCGACACGCCAAATGCTAAGACCATTGCCGAGCTTGTTGAGCAACACGGTATTGCGATTGAGAAAACAGTTAAGACATTAATCGTTAAGGGTGCAACAGAAGAAGCACCACTTGTGGCTATCGTTATTCGTGGCGACCATGAGCTAAACGAAGTTAAAGCTGAGAAGTTAGATGCTGTACTTGCGCCATTTGAGTTTGCAGACGAAGCTGCTATTAGTGATGCAATCGGTGCAGGCACTGGCTCTATCGGTCCTGTTGGCCTAAATATGCCTGTCTTTGTTGATCACAGCGTTAGCATCATGAGCGACTTTGGCGCGGGTGCAAACCAAGATGGTAAACACTATTTCGGTATCAACTGGGAGCGCGATCTTCCAGAGGCTGCAGCATTTGATCTTCGTAACATCATCGAAGGTGAGCCTAGCCCATGTGGTAAAGGTGTTATCGCACTTCTTCGCGGTATCGAAGTCGGTCATATCTTCCAGTTAGGTACTAACTACTCTGAAGCGATGAATGCCAACGTACTTGACCAAAATGGTAAGTCAAAGACCCTGCTTATGGGTTGTTATGGTGTGGGCGTTAGCCGTATGGTTGCCGCTGCAATCGAGCAAAATAATGACGATCGCGGCATTATCTGGCCTGATGCAATTGCACCGTTCACCGTTGGTATTTTACCAATGAACATGCACAAGTCACATCGCGTTAAAGATATCGCCGAGCAGCTATATCAAGACCTAAACGATGCGGGTATCGAAGTGATGTTCGACGACCGTAAAGAGCGTCCAGGCGTGATGTTTGCTGATATGGAGCTTATCGGTATTCCGCATGTTGTGGTTATTGGCGATCGTAACATCGATAACGGCATGTTCGAATATAAGAACCGTCGCACAGGTGAGAAGCAAGATATCCCACTAGGTGACATTGTTGAGTTCTTAAAAGCACAACACGCTTAA